From a single Pseudophryne corroboree isolate aPseCor3 chromosome 6, aPseCor3.hap2, whole genome shotgun sequence genomic region:
- the LOC134933739 gene encoding E3 ubiquitin/ISG15 ligase TRIM25-like isoform X2 — MASADLRQELDCSICLSIYTDPVTLRCGHNFCRICIERVLDTQEGAGAYTCPECRAVCQERPVLQRNITLCNIVESFLSTRPDQEETGIFCTYCVDSPVPAAKSCLLCEASLCDKHLTAHSKSAEHVLCDPTTALGNRKCSVHKKVLEYYCTEDAACICVSCCLIGEHRGHQMESLDEASEKKKEKLMNVLQKLTTKKTEAEKILQSLQERRREYRGRAASVTERVTALFRDIRQQQEDLEIRVLNEISRQEESVSLFVTDQIRRLENMKDELSGKMRHIEELCNMSDPVTVLQEPDMGDFCDINIRKRPYTQVHRAGDLDVGLISETLHILSDTTKRINTSIFVPEATDIVLDVTTASNNIHILGDRKTASVSPYQNRPITAEIFRSYPQIRGLIRHQCVFCHLQLYANAAKQTLPWCISKCARTEVPTVGFCRGWIHAWCVFRCHHPSRHQYLQQSHKIHLSASDYPPLYNLLLAAQELPIPFLYSSLSLCVISHPSVTPYPHPGKPHTLPIQFLVPMCD, encoded by the exons ATGGCGTCTGCTGAcctgagacaggagctggactgttccatctgcctgagcatttatacggatcctgtaaccctgagatgtggccacaacttctgccggATCTGTATTGAGcgtgtgctggatacacaggagggggCTGGAGCTTATACCTGTCCGGAATGCAGAGCAGTGTGTCAGGAGCGTCCTGTACTGCAGAGGAACATAACGCTGTGCAACATAGTGGAGAGTTTCCTGTCTACTCGgccagatcaggaggagactgggatcttctgcacttactgtgtggactctcctgtacctgctgctaaatcctgtctgctgtgtgaggcttctctgtgtgataaacacctgacagcacacagcaagtcagcagaacatgtcttatgtgatcccaccactgccctggggaacaggaaatgctccgtCCATAAGAAGGTCCTGGAGTATTACTGCACTGAGGATGCTGCCTGTATCTGTGTGTCCTGCTGTCTGATCGGGGAGCACAGAGGACATCAGATGGAGTCGCTGGATGAGGCCTCTGAAAAGAAGAAGGAAAAGCTGATGAATGTTCTGCAGAAACTGACCACAAAAAAAACAGAGGCTGAGAAAATTCTGCAGAGTCTTCAGGAGCGCAGGAGAGAATATCGGGGTAGAGCAGCAAGTGTAACAGAGAGAGTCACTGccctgtttagagacatcaggCAACAGCAGGAAGACCTGGAGATAAGAGTCCTGAATGAGATATCtagacaggaagagagcgtttcacTCTTTGTCACTGATCAGATCAGGCGTCTGGAAAATATGAAGGACGAGCTGTCCgggaagatgcgtcacattgaggagctgtgtaacatgtctgatccagtgactgtcttGCAGGAACCAGACATGGGGGACTTCTGTGATATTAATATTCGAAAGAGACCTTATACACAGGTCCATCGTGcaggagatctggatgtgggtctcatctcagaaacattacacatattatctGATACAACAAAACGTATAAATACAAGTATCTTTGTGCCGGAAGCTACAGACATagtactggatgtaaccacagctagtaataatatacatatattagGTGACAGGAAAACTGCATCCGTGTCACCATACCAGAATCGTCCAATAACAGCAGAGATATTTCGGAGTTATCCTCAG ATCAGGGGCCTGATTCGTCATCAGTGCGTCTTTTgccatctgcaactttatgctaatgcagcCAAACAAacccttccctggtgtatatccaaatgtgcaaggactgaggtgcCCACTGTCGGCTTCTGCAGAGGCTGGATTCATGCTTGGTGCGTTTTTAGATGCCATCATCCATCTCGCCATCAATACTTGCAACAATCCCATAAGATACATTTAAGTGCATCTGATTATCCACCCCTCTATAACCTCCTACTCGCTGCCCAGGAACTCCCCATACCCTTCCTATACAGTTCCTTGTCCCTATGTGTGATTAGCCACCCCTCTGTTACTCCCTACCCGCACCCAGGAAAGCCCCATACCCTTCCTATACAGTTCCTTGTCCCTATGTGTGATTAG
- the LOC134933739 gene encoding E3 ubiquitin-protein ligase Midline-1-like isoform X1, which translates to MASADLRQELDCSICLSIYTDPVTLRCGHNFCRICIERVLDTQEGAGAYTCPECRAVCQERPVLQRNITLCNIVESFLSTRPDQEETGIFCTYCVDSPVPAAKSCLLCEASLCDKHLTAHSKSAEHVLCDPTTALGNRKCSVHKKVLEYYCTEDAACICVSCCLIGEHRGHQMESLDEASEKKKEKLMNVLQKLTTKKTEAEKILQSLQERRREYRGRAASVTERVTALFRDIRQQQEDLEIRVLNEISRQEESVSLFVTDQIRRLENMKDELSGKMRHIEELCNMSDPVTVLQEPDMGDFCDINIRKRPYTQVHRAGDLDVGLISETLHILSDTTKRINTSIFVPEATDIVLDVTTASNNIHILGDRKTASVSPYQNRPITAEIFRSYPQVISTKRFSSGRHYWEVDVSKSVYWRVGMCYPSIDRTGKQSLIGDNNKSWCLCRSMYNNQYTMRHDSTEIWLLDNIPCDRVRVFLDYEAGQMSFYALCDRLIHLHTYTAALTEPLHAALCVSGGSITISGRIGSWENLP; encoded by the coding sequence ATGGCGTCTGCTGAcctgagacaggagctggactgttccatctgcctgagcatttatacggatcctgtaaccctgagatgtggccacaacttctgccggATCTGTATTGAGcgtgtgctggatacacaggagggggCTGGAGCTTATACCTGTCCGGAATGCAGAGCAGTGTGTCAGGAGCGTCCTGTACTGCAGAGGAACATAACGCTGTGCAACATAGTGGAGAGTTTCCTGTCTACTCGgccagatcaggaggagactgggatcttctgcacttactgtgtggactctcctgtacctgctgctaaatcctgtctgctgtgtgaggcttctctgtgtgataaacacctgacagcacacagcaagtcagcagaacatgtcttatgtgatcccaccactgccctggggaacaggaaatgctccgtCCATAAGAAGGTCCTGGAGTATTACTGCACTGAGGATGCTGCCTGTATCTGTGTGTCCTGCTGTCTGATCGGGGAGCACAGAGGACATCAGATGGAGTCGCTGGATGAGGCCTCTGAAAAGAAGAAGGAAAAGCTGATGAATGTTCTGCAGAAACTGACCACAAAAAAAACAGAGGCTGAGAAAATTCTGCAGAGTCTTCAGGAGCGCAGGAGAGAATATCGGGGTAGAGCAGCAAGTGTAACAGAGAGAGTCACTGccctgtttagagacatcaggCAACAGCAGGAAGACCTGGAGATAAGAGTCCTGAATGAGATATCtagacaggaagagagcgtttcacTCTTTGTCACTGATCAGATCAGGCGTCTGGAAAATATGAAGGACGAGCTGTCCgggaagatgcgtcacattgaggagctgtgtaacatgtctgatccagtgactgtcttGCAGGAACCAGACATGGGGGACTTCTGTGATATTAATATTCGAAAGAGACCTTATACACAGGTCCATCGTGcaggagatctggatgtgggtctcatctcagaaacattacacatattatctGATACAACAAAACGTATAAATACAAGTATCTTTGTGCCGGAAGCTACAGACATagtactggatgtaaccacagctagtaataatatacatatattagGTGACAGGAAAACTGCATCCGTGTCACCATACCAGAATCGTCCAATAACAGCAGAGATATTTCGGAGTTATCCTCAGGTAATAAGCACCAAGAGATTCTCCTCTGGgcgacattactgggaggtggatgtcagTAAGTCAGTGTACTGGAGGGTGGGGATGTGTTACCCCAGTATAGACAGGACAGGAAAGCAGTCACTAATTGGAGATAATAACAAGTCCTGGTGTTTGTGTAGAAGCATGTATAATAATCAGTACACAATGAGACATGACAGTACAGAGATCTGGTTGCTCGACAATATCCCCTGTGACAGAGTGAGGGTATTCCTGGATTATGAGGCAGGACAGATGTCCTTTTATGCTCTGTGTGACCGGCTCATACACTTACACACCTACACTGCCGCCCTCACAGAGCCCCTCCATGCTGCATTGTGTGTTAGTGGAGGTAGTATTACTATATCTGGGAGAATCGGGAGCTGGGAGAACTTACCATGA